In Syntrophorhabdus sp., the sequence CCGTCGAGCTCGTCACCCCCATCGCACTGGAAAAGGAGCTTCGTTTCGCCATCCGCGAGGGCGGCAAGACAGTCGGTGCCGGCGTCGTCACCGAGATAATCGAATAAAGGGGAATTACAATGCGGCAGAGAATCAGGATATGCCTGAAAGCATTTGATCACAGACTGCTCGATCAGTCGGTGAAAGAGATTGTCGATGCGGCGAAGAAGACAGGCGCGCAGGTGATCGGTCCCGTACCGCTACCGACAAGGATCCAGAAGTTCACAGTCTTGAGATCGCCGCACATCGATAAGAAATCACGGGAACAGTTTGAGATCCGTACACATAAACGGTTGATGGACATCGTCGATCCCACACAGCAAACGGTTGATGCCCTTATGAAGCTCGAACTGGCGGCCGGTGTCGATGTGGAGATCAAATCTTAGGAGCAGGTTATGGCAGTCACAGACATACTGAACATAGAGGGTGCAAAGGTTGGGGAGATAGAACTCAAGGATGAGATCTTCAACTGCGAGGTAAAGGAGCATCTTATCCACGACGTGGTCAAGATGCAGCTTGCCAGGCGCAGAAGAGGGACCGCCAAGACGAAAGGCCGCAGCGAGGTCGCCGGCGGTGGCCGCAAGCCTTACAAACAGAAAGGGACAGGGCAGGCCCGGCGCGGTTCCTCCCGTTCTCCCGTGATGGTCGGCGGCGGAACCATATTTGGGCCCCAGCCCAGGGACTACAGCTACACAGTGCCGAGGAAGGTCAGGAGAAGCGCCCTGCGATCGGCCCTTACGGTGAGGAGCACGGGATCGAAGATGAAGGTCCTCGATAAGCTCGAACTGGCGAGTATCAGCACGAAGGCCTTTTTCGGTATCGTCAAGACCCTCAGCCTGACGAAGCCGCTCTTCATCATCGACAAGAAGGATGAGACAGTGGAGAAGTCTGCGAGGAACATCCCCTACGTCAAGGTCCTCAGGGTGGAGGGAATCAATGTCTACGACATCATCCGCCACGAGCAGCTCATCATGACGGTGGACGCGGTGAAAAAGGTCGAAGAGGTGCTGGCATCATGAACGAATACGATATCATCCTGCGGCCGATCATTACCGAGAAAAGCACGCTGGTGAAGGATACGGGAAACCAGTACGTCTTCGAGGTCGCGAGAGGCGCAAACAAGATAGAGATAAGAAAGGCCGTCGAGAAGCTCTTCAAGGTCAAAGTGGTCGATGTCCATGTATCGAACATGGAAGGGAAGAAGAAGAGGCTCGGACGGTTCCATGGCAAGCGGTCGGACTGGAAGAAGGCCATTGTGAAGCTGAGTCCGAAGGACAAAATCACGATTTTTGAGGGTGCGTAGACATGGGCGTGAAAGAATACAAACCTACATCCGCGGGCAGGCGTTTCATGAGCGGGCTTACCTTCGATGAGATATCGAAGGACAAGCCGGAGAAATCCCTGCTGAAACCGATAAAGAAGACAGGCGGACGAAATCACAGCGGAAAGATCACCACGAGACACATCGGCGGCGGACACAAGCGGCGCCTGCGCATGATCGATTTCAAGCGCAACAAGTTCGAGATCCTGGGGAAGGTTGCGGGCATCGAATATGACCCCAACCGTTCGGCGAACATCGCCCTTATCCACTATATCGACGGCGAGAAGCGCTATATCCTGGCCCCGCTCGGCGTGAAGGCCGGAGACACGGTGATCGCCAGCATGAAACCTGACACGGAGATCAAGGAAGGCAACGCCCTTCCCCTGAAATACATCCCCCTGGGCACCTTTGTGCACAACATCGAGATGAAACCCGGCAAGGGCGGGCAGCTGGCGCGAAGCGCGGGAAGCTACGCGCAGATCGTGGCCAAGGAGGGCGAGTACGGACACCTGAGACTGCCCTCCGGCGGCGTGCGGCTCGTCAACCTTTCCTGCATGGCGACGATCGGGCAGGTCGGCAACATCGACCATGAGAACATTACCATCGGCAAGGCAGGCAAGCCGCGGTGGCTCGGCACGAGACCCACTGTCCGCGGCACCGCCATGAACCCCGTCGACCACCCTCTGGGCGGTGGCGAAGGCAGGTCGAAGGGCGGCAGGCATCCCTGTTCCCCCTGGGGCCAGCTGGCCAAGGGTCAGAAGACCAGGAAGAACAAACGGACAGACAAGTTTATCATCAAACTGAGAGGTTAGGAGGTTCTTGTGGCACGTTCCGTCAGTAAAGGGCCGTTCTTGGATGTTAAGTTGGCGAAGAAGGTCGATGAGGCGAAGGAGACAAAGGGTTCGAAGGTGATCAAGACATGGTCGCGCCGTTCCAC encodes:
- a CDS encoding elongation factor Tu; amino-acid sequence: VELVTPIALEKELRFAIREGGKTVGAGVVTEIIE
- the rpsJ gene encoding 30S ribosomal protein S10; amino-acid sequence: MRQRIRICLKAFDHRLLDQSVKEIVDAAKKTGAQVIGPVPLPTRIQKFTVLRSPHIDKKSREQFEIRTHKRLMDIVDPTQQTVDALMKLELAAGVDVEIKS
- the rplD gene encoding 50S ribosomal protein L4; its protein translation is MAVTDILNIEGAKVGEIELKDEIFNCEVKEHLIHDVVKMQLARRRRGTAKTKGRSEVAGGGRKPYKQKGTGQARRGSSRSPVMVGGGTIFGPQPRDYSYTVPRKVRRSALRSALTVRSTGSKMKVLDKLELASISTKAFFGIVKTLSLTKPLFIIDKKDETVEKSARNIPYVKVLRVEGINVYDIIRHEQLIMTVDAVKKVEEVLAS
- a CDS encoding 50S ribosomal protein L23, producing MNEYDIILRPIITEKSTLVKDTGNQYVFEVARGANKIEIRKAVEKLFKVKVVDVHVSNMEGKKKRLGRFHGKRSDWKKAIVKLSPKDKITIFEGA
- the rplB gene encoding 50S ribosomal protein L2, whose product is MGVKEYKPTSAGRRFMSGLTFDEISKDKPEKSLLKPIKKTGGRNHSGKITTRHIGGGHKRRLRMIDFKRNKFEILGKVAGIEYDPNRSANIALIHYIDGEKRYILAPLGVKAGDTVIASMKPDTEIKEGNALPLKYIPLGTFVHNIEMKPGKGGQLARSAGSYAQIVAKEGEYGHLRLPSGGVRLVNLSCMATIGQVGNIDHENITIGKAGKPRWLGTRPTVRGTAMNPVDHPLGGGEGRSKGGRHPCSPWGQLAKGQKTRKNKRTDKFIIKLRG